The following coding sequences lie in one Arabidopsis thaliana chromosome 3, partial sequence genomic window:
- the PHT2;1 gene encoding phosphate transporter 2;1 (phosphate transporter 2;1 (PHT2;1); FUNCTIONS IN: low affinity phosphate transmembrane transporter activity; INVOLVED IN: phosphate transport; LOCATED IN: chloroplast, chloroplast envelope; EXPRESSED IN: 22 plant structures; EXPRESSED DURING: 13 growth stages; CONTAINS InterPro DOMAIN/s: Phosphate transporter (InterPro:IPR001204); Has 12780 Blast hits to 5726 proteins in 1799 species: Archae - 502; Bacteria - 8532; Metazoa - 781; Fungi - 657; Plants - 229; Viruses - 6; Other Eukaryotes - 2073 (source: NCBI BLink).), whose amino-acid sequence MQIHFHHHQYHHQLHSHHPWPISHLYMTLPYRFSSVRNHSLLLKTSHLCTPRSALGCCFSPKESPFFRKNTAQFLSPQKHTSLPLKLVCPLASFSSYADSEGEEQHHADQPIQNPHESSTVSNESDGKGNAEATGDFSGMAQAFHISSTTARAISIVIAFSALTLPIFMKSLGQGLALKTKLLSYATLLFGFYMAWNIGANDVANAMGTSVGSGALTIRQAVMTAAVLEFSGALLMGTHVTSTMQKGILMANVFQGKDMLLFAGLLSSLAAAGTWLQVASYYGWPVSTTHCIVGSMVGFGLVYGGAGAVFWSSLAKVASSWVISPILGALVSFLVYKCIRRFVYSAPNPGQAAAAAAPVAVFVGVASISSAALPLSKIFPIALSQALACGVAGAIVFDRIIRKQLGHLLAKTKSPETSQNQPKTIGFLSDIAGPTGTQLEIVYGIFGYMQVLSACFMSFAHGGNDVSNAIGPLAAALSILQNGAAAGGAEIVIPMDVLAWGGFGIVAGLTMWGYRVIATIGKKITELTPTRGFAAEFAAASVVLFASKLGLPISATHTLVGAVMGVGFARGLNSVRAETVREIVASWLVTIPVGATLAVIYTWIFTKILSFVL is encoded by the exons ATGCAAAtccattttcatcatcatcaatatcatcacCAACTTCATTCTCATCATCCATGGCCCATTTCTCATCTAT acATGACTCTTCCTTATCGTTTCTCTTCCGTTAGAAACCACTCACTTCTACTTAAGACTTCTCATCTCTGCACACCCAGATCAGCTCTTGGTTGTTGTTTCTCTCCCAAGGAATCCCCTTTCTTCAGGAAGAACACTGCCCAATTCCTTTCTCCTCAGAAACACACTTCTCTTCCTCTGAAACTTGTCTGCCCTTTAGctagtttctcttcttatgCGGATTCTGAGGGAGAAGAGCAACACCATGCTGATCAACCGATACAGAACCCTCACGAATCTTCTACCGTTTCAAACGAATCAGATGGGAAAGGTAATGCAGAAGCTACTGGAGACTTTTCTGGAATGGCTCAAGCCTTTCACATTTCTTCCACAACAGCAAGGGCAATCTCTATAGTCATCGCCTTCTCTGCTCTCACCCTTCCAATCTTCATGAAGTCCCTGGGACAAGGACTGGCTCTCAAGACCAAGCTTCTCTCTTACGCAACACTACTCTTTGGTTTCTACATGGCCTGGAACATCGGAGCTAATGATGTCGCAAATGCCATGGGGACTTCTGTTGGATCTGGAGCCTTGACAATCCGGCAAGCTGTGATGACAGCTGCAGTTCTCGAATTCTCAGGTGCTCTTTTGATGGGAACTCACGTGACTAGCACGATGCAGAAAGGAATTCTCATGGCTAATGTGTTCCAAGGGAAAGATATGTTGCTCTTTGCTGGTCTCCTCTCTTCCTTAGCTGCAGCTGGAACTTGGTTACAG GTAGCTTCTTACTATGGATGGCCAGTATCAACAACTCACTGTATCGTCGGATCAATGGTTGGGTTTGGGCTTGTATATGGAGGAGCTGGTGCCGTTTTCTGGAGTTCCCTAGCTAAAGTAGCTTCATCTTGGGTCATCTCTCCTATACTGGGAGCTCTTGTCTCCTTCCTAGTCTACAAATGCATCAGGAGA TTTGTTTACAGTGCACCAAACCCAGGACAAGCAGCGGCTGCTGCCGCTCCCGTCGCTGTATTTGTAGGTGTGGCCAGTATCTCCTCAGCCGCATTGCCTCTAAGTAAGATCTTTCCAATAGCTCTATCACAAGCCTTAGCCTGTGGAGTAGCAGGAGCCATAGTATTCGACAGAATCATCCGCAAACAGCTCGGTCACCTCCTagctaaaacaaaatcaccaGAAACATCTCAAAACCAACCCAAAACCATTGGTTTCCTCTCCGATATCGCAGGACCAACAGGTACACAACTCGAAATAGTCTACGGAATCTTTGGCTATATGCAAGTCCTCTCCGCTTGCTTCATGTCATTCGCTCACGGAGGCAACGACGTCTCCAACGCAATCGGACCATTAGCCGCCGCATTAAGCATTCTCCAAAACGGAGCAGCTGCAGGAGGAGCCGAGATCGTTATCCCAATGGATGTTCTCGCTTGGGGAGGATTCGGAATCGTTGCTGGTCTCACAATGTGGGGATACAGAGTCATCGCAACGATAGGGAAGAAGATCACTGAGCTAACACCAACAAGAGGATTCGCTGCGGAATTCGCCGCCGCGTcggttgttttgtttgcttcgAAATTAGGGCTTCCGATTTCTGCGACTCATACACTTGTTGGTGCTGTGATGGGTGTTGGTTTCGCTAGAGGGCTTAATAGTGTGAGAGCTGAGACTGTGAGAGAGATCGTTGCTTCGTGGCTTGTCACCATTCCCGTTGGTGCTACACTCGCCGTTATCTACACTTGGATTTTCACCAAGATCTTATCTTTTGTATTGTga
- the PHT2;1 gene encoding phosphate transporter 2;1 (phosphate transporter 2;1 (PHT2;1); FUNCTIONS IN: low affinity phosphate transmembrane transporter activity; INVOLVED IN: phosphate transport; LOCATED IN: chloroplast, chloroplast envelope; EXPRESSED IN: 22 plant structures; EXPRESSED DURING: 13 growth stages; CONTAINS InterPro DOMAIN/s: Phosphate transporter (InterPro:IPR001204); Has 12859 Blast hits to 5765 proteins in 1814 species: Archae - 502; Bacteria - 8606; Metazoa - 781; Fungi - 657; Plants - 230; Viruses - 6; Other Eukaryotes - 2077 (source: NCBI BLink).): MTLPYRFSSVRNHSLLLKTSHLCTPRSALGCCFSPKESPFFRKNTAQFLSPQKHTSLPLKLVCPLASFSSYADSEGEEQHHADQPIQNPHESSTVSNESDGKGNAEATGDFSGMAQAFHISSTTARAISIVIAFSALTLPIFMKSLGQGLALKTKLLSYATLLFGFYMAWNIGANDVANAMGTSVGSGALTIRQAVMTAAVLEFSGALLMGTHVTSTMQKGILMANVFQGKDMLLFAGLLSSLAAAGTWLQVASYYGWPVSTTHCIVGSMVGFGLVYGGAGAVFWSSLAKVASSWVISPILGALVSFLVYKCIRRFVYSAPNPGQAAAAAAPVAVFVGVASISSAALPLSKIFPIALSQALACGVAGAIVFDRIIRKQLGHLLAKTKSPETSQNQPKTIGFLSDIAGPTGTQLEIVYGIFGYMQVLSACFMSFAHGGNDVSNAIGPLAAALSILQNGAAAGGAEIVIPMDVLAWGGFGIVAGLTMWGYRVIATIGKKITELTPTRGFAAEFAAASVVLFASKLGLPISATHTLVGAVMGVGFARGLNSVRAETVREIVASWLVTIPVGATLAVIYTWIFTKILSFVL, from the exons ATGACTCTTCCTTATCGTTTCTCTTCCGTTAGAAACCACTCACTTCTACTTAAGACTTCTCATCTCTGCACACCCAGATCAGCTCTTGGTTGTTGTTTCTCTCCCAAGGAATCCCCTTTCTTCAGGAAGAACACTGCCCAATTCCTTTCTCCTCAGAAACACACTTCTCTTCCTCTGAAACTTGTCTGCCCTTTAGctagtttctcttcttatgCGGATTCTGAGGGAGAAGAGCAACACCATGCTGATCAACCGATACAGAACCCTCACGAATCTTCTACCGTTTCAAACGAATCAGATGGGAAAGGTAATGCAGAAGCTACTGGAGACTTTTCTGGAATGGCTCAAGCCTTTCACATTTCTTCCACAACAGCAAGGGCAATCTCTATAGTCATCGCCTTCTCTGCTCTCACCCTTCCAATCTTCATGAAGTCCCTGGGACAAGGACTGGCTCTCAAGACCAAGCTTCTCTCTTACGCAACACTACTCTTTGGTTTCTACATGGCCTGGAACATCGGAGCTAATGATGTCGCAAATGCCATGGGGACTTCTGTTGGATCTGGAGCCTTGACAATCCGGCAAGCTGTGATGACAGCTGCAGTTCTCGAATTCTCAGGTGCTCTTTTGATGGGAACTCACGTGACTAGCACGATGCAGAAAGGAATTCTCATGGCTAATGTGTTCCAAGGGAAAGATATGTTGCTCTTTGCTGGTCTCCTCTCTTCCTTAGCTGCAGCTGGAACTTGGTTACAG GTAGCTTCTTACTATGGATGGCCAGTATCAACAACTCACTGTATCGTCGGATCAATGGTTGGGTTTGGGCTTGTATATGGAGGAGCTGGTGCCGTTTTCTGGAGTTCCCTAGCTAAAGTAGCTTCATCTTGGGTCATCTCTCCTATACTGGGAGCTCTTGTCTCCTTCCTAGTCTACAAATGCATCAGGAGA TTTGTTTACAGTGCACCAAACCCAGGACAAGCAGCGGCTGCTGCCGCTCCCGTCGCTGTATTTGTAGGTGTGGCCAGTATCTCCTCAGCCGCATTGCCTCTAAGTAAGATCTTTCCAATAGCTCTATCACAAGCCTTAGCCTGTGGAGTAGCAGGAGCCATAGTATTCGACAGAATCATCCGCAAACAGCTCGGTCACCTCCTagctaaaacaaaatcaccaGAAACATCTCAAAACCAACCCAAAACCATTGGTTTCCTCTCCGATATCGCAGGACCAACAGGTACACAACTCGAAATAGTCTACGGAATCTTTGGCTATATGCAAGTCCTCTCCGCTTGCTTCATGTCATTCGCTCACGGAGGCAACGACGTCTCCAACGCAATCGGACCATTAGCCGCCGCATTAAGCATTCTCCAAAACGGAGCAGCTGCAGGAGGAGCCGAGATCGTTATCCCAATGGATGTTCTCGCTTGGGGAGGATTCGGAATCGTTGCTGGTCTCACAATGTGGGGATACAGAGTCATCGCAACGATAGGGAAGAAGATCACTGAGCTAACACCAACAAGAGGATTCGCTGCGGAATTCGCCGCCGCGTcggttgttttgtttgcttcgAAATTAGGGCTTCCGATTTCTGCGACTCATACACTTGTTGGTGCTGTGATGGGTGTTGGTTTCGCTAGAGGGCTTAATAGTGTGAGAGCTGAGACTGTGAGAGAGATCGTTGCTTCGTGGCTTGTCACCATTCCCGTTGGTGCTACACTCGCCGTTATCTACACTTGGATTTTCACCAAGATCTTATCTTTTGTATTGTga
- a CDS encoding Tetratricopeptide repeat (TPR)-like superfamily protein (Tetratricopeptide repeat (TPR)-like superfamily protein; INVOLVED IN: biological_process unknown; LOCATED IN: chloroplast thylakoid membrane; EXPRESSED IN: 23 plant structures; EXPRESSED DURING: 13 growth stages; CONTAINS InterPro DOMAIN/s: Tetratricopeptide repeat-containing (InterPro:IPR013026), Tetratricopeptide repeat (InterPro:IPR019734); Has 1465 Blast hits to 1065 proteins in 209 species: Archae - 4; Bacteria - 118; Metazoa - 541; Fungi - 193; Plants - 127; Viruses - 57; Other Eukaryotes - 425 (source: NCBI BLink).) yields MAAVIGNVALLLDVNSHRTVVTDRRIRLTVVDVVLNLQKRDSHSHVSHYAALSSNKPLESDGEARVRRFLTRGKANSRANAVDFDDAGSSDEESSDGGGGGGDEEEEEEYFDVEKERKRRAKEFHDTKELERKAEELQYKIDEEGDDSEEKKRMRVKRELQKVAQEQAERRKTAELMFELGQKAYGKGMYGRAIEFLEGALTIIPRPTLFGGEIQIWLAMAYEANNRHADCIDLYQQLEKKHPSPGIRRQASELRYILQAPKLKISQEEMVTIPMIGSSYDSYAVTWSDKERDKERRMNASTTNQLNSSDDFLGKLLVWRPVVGMEKNRVFWLALTLWFGLVGAALILQR; encoded by the exons ATGGCGGCGGTTATTGGAAACGTGGCGTTGTTACTTGACGTTAACTCTCACCGTACGGTGGTAACTGATCGGAGAATTCGTTTAACGGTGGTCGACGTCGTTTTGAATTTACAAAAGAGAGATTCGCACAGTCACGTTTCTCATTACGCTGCTCTCTCTTCCAATAAGCCTCTTGAATCTGACGGCGAAGCTCGGGTTCGCCGGTTTTTAACTCGCGGAAAAGCGAATTCCAGAGCTAACGCCGTCGATTTCGACGACGCGGGATCCAGCGACGAAGAAAGTAGTGAcggaggcggtggtggtggtgacgaggaggaggaggaggaataTTTCGATGTGgagaaggagaggaagaggagagcTAAGGAATTTCATGATACGAAGGAGCTTGAGAGGAAAGCAGAGGAGTTACAGTAtaagattgatgaagaaggagacgattcagaggagaagaagaggatgagagTGAAGAGAGAACTCCAAAAG GTAGCTCAGGAGCAAGCAGAGAGGAGAAAAACTGCAGAATTGATGTTTGAACTAGGTCAAAAGGCTTATGGTAAAGGAATGTATGGACGAGCGATAGAGTTTCTTGAAGGAGCTCTTACGATTATCCCAAGGCCAACACTCTTTGGTGGTGAG ATACAAATTTGGTTAGCTATGGCATATGAGGCCAATAATCGCCACGCTGATTGCATTGATCTTTATCAGCAATTAGAGAAGAAACATCCCAGTCCTGGTATTCGTCGTCAAGCTTCTGAGCTTCGGTATATCTTGCAAGCTCCTAAGCTTAAGATATCTCAGGAGGAAATGGTTACTATTCCCATGATCGGTTCAAGTTACGACAG CTATGCAGTGACATGGAGTGATAAGGAAAGGGATAAGGAGCGGCGAATGAATGCATCGACTACGAATCAGCTCAACTCGAGTGATGATTTTCTAGGAAAGCTCTTGGTTTGGCGACCGGTGGTCGGTATGGAGAAGAACCGAGTCTTTTGGCTTGCTTTGACACtgtggtttggtttggttggaGCAGCACTCATCTTACAAAGATAA